A stretch of DNA from Nitrospira sp. KM1:
CTACTCATCAGGGAGGGTGCCAGCCACACGAGCACACCCATCTCCGCTACCAGTGCGACCACTCCCGCCCTCGATTGCGTGCTTAACAGGCAGCCGACGGCAAGAATCGATACGAGAGCGGCAATCCCCTTGACCCTCGAAGGGACGCGAAGTACAAGGACGGCCAACGAGTACGGAATCGTCATGATGAGAAATGTCGTGAGCCACACCTCGGAGGTAAAGAACGAGGTCGTGGCCGTCGGATCCATCGCCCTGAATTGCATCAACCCGAACAGTGCGATCAGTGGAATCGGGATGATGATCAACCCCAACAGCCATTTTCGATACGGAGGCTGCCCCAAAAAATAGAGTGTCGCATAGAACACCACCATCCACTGCAGAAGCTTCCCGTATTCCTTGAAGCTGTACGGTGGAAAGGAGGCGAAGGGAATCGTCACACCGACCCACAGCACGAACGCCAGCAGGATATGGTCGAACGGCGTGGGTGAATAGAACAATTTCCGGTTCATCACGCACCATACGCCGAGCAGAGCCAAGAGAGCGATAAATCCGTTTCGTTCCAATACCAGGAGTTTCTTGTACGGCAAGACGGCGATATACACCAGAAGGACTGTGCGCACGACGGTGTCTCCGTGTCTCGCCCACCATGCTGAAGCCGTATTCAAATGAGACCGCTCCTCCATGGTGAAAAGTATACGGCCCAGCCGTCAGGCACGCTGCTCTGCCACCCGTATCGCGAGTGCGGACAGAACGAACAAGGCGGCCCATGCCGCCAATATTGCGACCTGCCAACGCTCGCCGGCACGCTGATACACGAGCGCCAACAGCCCGCACAGCGCCATGAGGCCGTATTCGGCGCACACCGTCCGCCGGTGCCCCCATCCCATCAGAACGAGCCGCTGATAATAGTGCTCCCGATGCGCGTGCCAAACCTTTTCCAGGCGCAGAGCGCGTTTGAACAGCGTCATGGTTGCATCCACGATAAATGGAGAAAACACCATGAGCGGTACCCATATGTCGAACACACGATCCTGACATCCCAAGACTGCCATCGAGCCGGCGAGAAAGCCCGACGGCACGCTCCCCACATCTCCCATGAAAATCTTTGCCGGTGGGAAATTATGAGCGAGGAACCCCCCCGCCGCGGCGGCCTGGACGACACACACCAGGAACATACCCTGATGACCGGCCATCCAACCCAAATACGCCAGCAGCGAAAACCCGAAGACCGTCATACCCCCGGCAAATCCGTCCATGCCGTCCATGAAGTTATACAAATTGGTCATCCAGAGAATAAACAGAACCGTCATGATCGGCGCCATTGCTCCCAATTCGAACATGCCAACACCGGGCACGGTCACCGTGCGAATCGTGACACCGGCCACAAAGACGACGACACAGGCGGCCAAGGATTGGCATCCGAAGCGGATCGACACGGAGAGGC
This window harbors:
- a CDS encoding O-antigen ligase, encoding MRTVLLVYIAVLPYKKLLVLERNGFIALLALLGVWCVMNRKLFYSPTPFDHILLAFVLWVGVTIPFASFPPYSFKEYGKLLQWMVVFYATLYFLGQPPYRKWLLGLIIIPIPLIALFGLMQFRAMDPTATTSFFTSEVWLTTFLIMTIPYSLAVLVLRVPSRVKGIAALVSILAVGCLLSTQSRAGVVALVAEMGVLVWLAPSLMSRVTIVASVIIVVGVLAIGLAVKTSSIEQAAPTDSTIPVKTGVATIVHRLDIWTFTVSEIPKHWLVGIGYGGNSFMMRYGQEEEIVPAGHATVRERGTHNILLYHALHVGIPGLALYLWLYAAAVLTTARQLRSATDLLSQIVLVGGLVGMIGLFVRLQFDQMFVGSLAILFWVLFALTVMYYPVRQCGPMRSA
- a CDS encoding glycosyltransferase family 4 protein, which encodes MWMLLAAGVGALSYWMTGLLARPSSFFTSLDHPNERSLHLEPTPRTGGVAMVVSTVAGVAALVSMFLMPSHEVTSPAGLSRELAWILSGMAGLSLISFIDDRKSLSVSIRFGCQSLAACVVVFVAGVTIRTVTVPGVGMFELGAMAPIMTVLFILWMTNLYNFMDGMDGFAGGMTVFGFSLLAYLGWMAGHQGMFLVCVVQAAAAGGFLAHNFPPAKIFMGDVGSVPSGFLAGSMAVLGCQDRVFDIWVPLMVFSPFIVDATMTLFKRALRLEKVWHAHREHYYQRLVLMGWGHRRTVCAEYGLMALCGLLALVYQRAGERWQVAILAAWAALFVLSALAIRVAEQRA